In Alteribacter lacisalsi, a genomic segment contains:
- a CDS encoding GNAT family N-acetyltransferase: MSDTFRLLHSEELTKVSERTGREKDQLFYTYLTARRSRCSFAAQFDRNCRLTHSAGYLSGMPFQAFAFLFGDELETARPDELVKLLADHHGLTGTGTTMVQPHELPVAMNELEIVSPPRRQFHMRLTSPERLVREPAARRLTNGHRFYTEQFAEELDMIAFTKEQSARNPLYGIFRGGELAALGGFHVYDERLMEIGNIGTLPDYRSQGLARDVTSALALEALQYSHAVYLYVFADNSSAVALYESLGFETTGERFFTEFKIQ, encoded by the coding sequence ATGAGCGATACGTTCAGACTCCTTCATTCTGAAGAACTCACTAAGGTTAGTGAACGTACAGGGCGGGAAAAGGATCAGCTGTTTTACACTTATTTGACTGCCAGAAGAAGCCGGTGTTCATTTGCCGCACAGTTTGACAGAAACTGCCGGCTGACACATAGTGCTGGATACCTTTCAGGCATGCCGTTTCAGGCGTTTGCTTTCCTGTTTGGTGATGAGCTGGAAACGGCAAGGCCGGACGAACTTGTGAAACTGCTTGCCGACCACCACGGTCTTACAGGAACCGGCACCACAATGGTTCAGCCTCATGAACTGCCGGTTGCCATGAATGAACTTGAAATCGTCTCTCCGCCAAGAAGGCAGTTTCATATGAGACTCACAAGTCCGGAGAGGCTTGTCAGAGAACCTGCAGCAAGGCGCCTTACTAACGGACACCGGTTCTACACAGAGCAGTTTGCAGAGGAACTGGACATGATTGCTTTTACAAAAGAGCAGAGTGCCAGAAACCCGCTTTACGGGATTTTCAGAGGTGGGGAGCTGGCGGCACTTGGCGGCTTCCACGTCTATGATGAACGATTGATGGAAATTGGCAATATAGGAACACTGCCTGACTACAGGAGCCAGGGGCTTGCCAGGGATGTAACGAGTGCGCTGGCACTGGAAGCGCTGCAGTATTCGCATGCGGTGTACCTCTACGTTTTTGCCGATAACTCATCTGCCGTCGCCCTTTATGAAAGCCTCGGTTTTGAGACAACAGGAGAGCGTTTCTTTACCGAATTTAAAATCCAGTAG
- a CDS encoding aspartate/glutamate racemase family protein: MKTIGMIGGMSWESTQIYYRMLNELTRRKLGGLHSASCIIHSVDFAPVETMQREGKWREAGELLAAIAQNLEKAGAEAVVVTSNTMHKLAPQIEGSVNIPLLHIGDAVAENVKKREIGRIALLGTRYTMEESFMTERLENHNLEVITPDSGDRELLNHIIFEELCVGKVRDVSRRRVLAVIEKLYDEGVHGIVLGCTELHMLVRQEELNLPLFDSTQLHVESIAEHMLEGVYAG; encoded by the coding sequence ATGAAAACGATTGGGATGATAGGCGGAATGAGCTGGGAATCAACACAGATTTACTACCGGATGCTCAATGAACTGACGCGGCGTAAACTCGGCGGACTGCATTCAGCTTCCTGCATTATTCACAGTGTCGACTTTGCCCCCGTGGAAACGATGCAGCGTGAGGGTAAATGGCGGGAGGCCGGGGAGCTGCTCGCTGCAATAGCACAGAACCTTGAAAAAGCCGGAGCAGAAGCGGTTGTAGTTACGTCGAATACCATGCATAAACTTGCACCGCAGATTGAGGGATCGGTAAATATACCACTTCTCCATATCGGGGACGCGGTGGCAGAAAACGTTAAAAAGCGGGAAATCGGCCGGATTGCCCTGCTGGGCACTCGCTATACGATGGAAGAATCGTTTATGACGGAACGCCTGGAGAATCACAACCTTGAGGTAATTACCCCTGATTCCGGCGACCGGGAACTGCTCAATCACATCATTTTTGAAGAACTTTGTGTAGGGAAAGTAAGGGACGTTTCAAGGCGGAGAGTGCTGGCGGTCATAGAAAAACTGTATGATGAAGGCGTACACGGGATCGTCCTTGGCTGCACAGAACTTCATATGCTTGTCAGGCAGGAAGAGCTTAATCTTCCACTTTTTGATTCCACCCAGCTTCACGTGGAAAGCATTGCCGAGCACATGCTCGAAGGCGTATATGCAGGCTGA
- a CDS encoding GNAT family N-acetyltransferase has product MTFSGFSRAKELLLHAGPWLEKEEAKHNLPLGLLAYLAEKENTAGQGETERPFLASNKEGTMVMIQTPPMNLIVAGKPQVASAAAKWLEKEGYTFPGITGENELVNAFLKEMNAGESEVFMRQRIYRLDQVEPVPAQAGTFDLAQESDLDLITGWVMEFHAEALSPTTEEEARTFAERSLSEQRIYLWKDIEGIPVSMAKRARETRNGASVNLVFTPDKYKRKGYATSCVAALSSLLLEEGYLFCCLYTDLDNPTSNSIYTKIGYRPVADSLDCRFRQ; this is encoded by the coding sequence ATGACATTTTCGGGATTTTCCCGCGCAAAAGAACTGCTCTTGCATGCCGGACCATGGCTGGAGAAGGAAGAAGCCAAGCATAATCTTCCTCTCGGCCTGCTTGCGTATCTGGCAGAAAAAGAAAACACAGCCGGTCAGGGAGAGACCGAACGTCCTTTCCTTGCATCCAACAAAGAGGGGACCATGGTGATGATTCAGACACCGCCAATGAACCTGATTGTGGCGGGAAAACCTCAAGTGGCTTCAGCAGCGGCAAAGTGGCTTGAAAAGGAAGGGTACACCTTTCCTGGTATAACCGGGGAGAATGAACTGGTGAACGCATTTTTAAAGGAAATGAACGCCGGAGAAAGTGAAGTGTTCATGCGCCAGCGGATTTACCGTCTCGATCAGGTGGAACCGGTTCCTGCACAGGCAGGGACATTCGATCTTGCACAGGAGAGCGATCTGGATCTGATAACTGGCTGGGTCATGGAGTTTCACGCGGAGGCACTCAGCCCCACGACCGAAGAGGAGGCACGCACCTTTGCTGAACGATCGCTCAGTGAACAGCGGATCTACTTATGGAAAGATATAGAGGGAATTCCTGTGTCCATGGCGAAACGGGCAAGAGAAACGCGGAACGGTGCGTCGGTCAACCTTGTTTTTACACCTGATAAGTATAAAAGAAAAGGCTATGCCACAAGCTGCGTTGCTGCGCTCAGTAGCCTTTTACTGGAGGAAGGATACCTGTTCTGCTGTCTGTACACAGATCTCGATAATCCTACTTCCAACAGTATCTATACGAAAATCGGCTACAGACCGGTTGCCGATTCATTGGACTGCCGGTTCAGGCAGTAA
- a CDS encoding CAP domain-containing protein: protein MLKKLIYSVLAVAFAAPLVFSDAAEASSTHTVESGDTLFQISQQYGVSLSDIIDANSDIQDPNMIYPGQVVTLPSSDSAQQSRQTSEQTSSELSQFEQEVVRLTNEERAQHGLPELEIAEDVSEVARDKSADMRDQGYFSHDSPTHGSPFDMLRNYGVSYNAAGENIAAGQQTPEQVVDAWMNSQGHRENILSSNYTEIGVGHVEGGQYGHFWTQMFISR from the coding sequence ATGTTAAAAAAACTCATTTACTCAGTATTGGCTGTAGCGTTTGCTGCTCCGCTCGTGTTTTCAGATGCGGCAGAAGCAAGCAGTACGCACACAGTCGAGTCAGGAGACACACTGTTCCAAATTTCTCAACAGTACGGTGTAAGTCTTTCTGATATCATTGATGCAAACAGCGACATCCAGGATCCCAATATGATTTATCCTGGCCAGGTAGTCACACTGCCGTCTTCTGATTCTGCCCAGCAGTCACGTCAGACTTCCGAGCAGACGTCAAGTGAACTTTCCCAGTTTGAACAGGAAGTTGTCCGTCTGACAAACGAAGAACGTGCACAGCACGGTCTGCCTGAGCTTGAAATTGCAGAAGACGTATCAGAAGTTGCACGCGACAAATCAGCTGATATGAGAGATCAAGGCTACTTCTCTCACGACAGCCCGACTCACGGAAGCCCATTTGATATGCTCCGCAACTACGGCGTGAGCTACAACGCTGCAGGTGAAAACATTGCTGCAGGCCAGCAGACTCCTGAACAGGTTGTAGATGCATGGATGAACTCTCAGGGTCACCGTGAAAACATTCTCAGCAGCAACTACACTGAAATTGGTGTAGGTCACGTTGAAGGCGGTCAGTACGGTCACTTCTGGACGCAGATGTTTATTTCCAGATAA
- a CDS encoding STAS domain-containing protein has protein sequence MMSENHMIRIGEAIKANSRTMAHQLFSEYDEKYHFNHNFGRSEEDVAASRVELFTLLGKALTDEDDNLMDEVYKWGKNAGKAAVSHGISADMALLALSPARRVIYRTLKEELIKSDLGFDAFFDVSDRVNAVLDQAIYAFTQAYVEYHDETFSQAQEELLELSVPVVPLTSTVAILPVIGTIDTHRSKKMLNQALERGSELSLNYLIIDLSGVHIIDTAVAHNLFQLNDALKVTGITAIISGLRPELAQTIVNLGISFNHMTVTSRLEQALEKTGLVIKTEEEAATETKFDTATLKKLTM, from the coding sequence ATGATGAGCGAAAACCATATGATTAGAATTGGGGAAGCTATAAAGGCAAACAGCCGTACCATGGCTCACCAGCTTTTCAGTGAATACGATGAGAAATATCATTTTAATCATAATTTCGGCAGATCCGAAGAAGATGTGGCTGCATCTCGTGTGGAGTTATTCACCCTGCTGGGTAAGGCATTGACAGATGAAGATGATAATTTAATGGATGAAGTGTACAAATGGGGTAAAAATGCCGGAAAGGCAGCTGTCAGTCATGGTATTTCTGCAGATATGGCGCTGCTTGCTCTTTCGCCAGCCAGAAGGGTCATTTACCGGACACTAAAAGAAGAACTTATTAAATCCGATCTTGGTTTTGACGCATTTTTTGATGTATCTGACCGCGTAAATGCGGTTCTTGATCAGGCAATTTACGCATTTACCCAGGCGTATGTGGAGTATCATGATGAAACATTCTCCCAGGCGCAGGAAGAGCTGCTGGAACTTAGTGTGCCGGTCGTTCCGCTGACAAGTACAGTGGCCATTCTTCCTGTGATCGGCACAATAGATACACATCGCTCAAAGAAAATGCTTAATCAGGCACTGGAGCGGGGAAGTGAACTCAGTTTAAACTATCTGATTATAGACCTTTCAGGGGTTCATATTATTGATACGGCTGTCGCTCATAACCTCTTCCAGCTCAATGATGCACTGAAGGTAACAGGCATAACAGCTATAATCAGCGGCTTACGGCCTGAGCTTGCCCAGACGATCGTCAATCTCGGAATTTCATTTAATCATATGACAGTAACCAGCCGCCTGGAGCAGGCACTTGAGAAAACAGGACTTGTCATCAAGACAGAAGAGGAAGCAGCAACCGAAACGAAATTCGATACGGCCACATTGAAAAAATTGACCATGTGA
- a CDS encoding DUF421 domain-containing protein, with the protein MGAEITEVVLRSFGAYTLLMIINYCLGKQTLSQMTNHDFITAVMMGAIGANLAFDLQVSYWYSFTALLVIGGIGYGTTWMSLKNRGMRGWFSGTPTVFIEDGRILEKNLKKQKYNMDSLNQSLREKDVFDITEVEYAVLEPDGHLSVMKREKSTDGDNRRFPVELIMDGKIIERNLRSLKLSERWLYEQLKRRNAVLEEVFYCVRGPDGTLAFDFYEDHITNPVDKER; encoded by the coding sequence ATGGGAGCAGAAATAACTGAGGTGGTTCTGCGGAGTTTCGGTGCTTATACGCTTCTGATGATTATTAATTACTGTCTCGGCAAGCAGACCCTTTCCCAGATGACGAACCATGATTTTATAACAGCGGTAATGATGGGGGCGATCGGAGCCAACCTGGCGTTTGATCTGCAGGTGAGCTACTGGTATTCGTTTACAGCCCTTCTTGTGATCGGTGGTATCGGCTACGGTACCACCTGGATGTCCCTTAAAAACAGGGGGATGAGAGGCTGGTTTTCCGGGACGCCGACCGTGTTTATTGAGGACGGGCGGATTCTAGAGAAAAACCTGAAAAAACAGAAATACAACATGGATTCCCTTAATCAGTCACTCAGGGAAAAGGACGTGTTTGACATCACCGAAGTGGAGTATGCCGTTCTGGAGCCGGACGGGCATCTTTCTGTTATGAAGCGTGAGAAGAGCACGGATGGTGATAACAGGCGTTTCCCGGTGGAGCTTATTATGGATGGAAAAATCATTGAACGGAATCTCAGAAGTCTGAAGCTCTCGGAGCGGTGGCTTTATGAGCAGCTTAAGCGGCGGAATGCTGTCCTTGAAGAGGTTTTTTACTGCGTCAGAGGACCAGATGGAACGCTGGCGTTTGACTTTTATGAGGACCACATAACCAATCCTGTTGATAAAGAAAGATAG
- the map gene encoding type I methionyl aminopeptidase, translated as MITLKSEREIALMHEAGKLLARCHREVAKRINPGVTTLEIDSFVENYLKKNGATPEQKGYQGYEFATCASINDEICHGFPRKEPLKNGDLVTIDFVVNLNGGLADSAWTYLVGDASEEAKELCKVTKQCLYRAIRQAKPGKRLGDIGHAIQSYAETKGYSVVRDFAGHGLGPTIHEEPNIPHYGNPGRGPRLKEGMVITIEPMINIGLWGSQMDANGWTARTVDGTLSAQYEHTLAITKDGPIILTEQDDV; from the coding sequence GTGATTACACTAAAATCAGAGCGCGAAATTGCGCTCATGCATGAAGCGGGAAAACTGCTGGCAAGGTGCCACCGGGAAGTGGCAAAGCGGATCAACCCCGGTGTGACCACGTTGGAGATTGATTCGTTTGTGGAGAACTATCTGAAAAAGAATGGAGCAACACCCGAACAAAAAGGCTATCAGGGCTATGAATTTGCTACCTGTGCCTCGATTAACGATGAAATCTGCCATGGTTTTCCGAGAAAAGAACCGCTTAAAAACGGCGATCTGGTTACGATCGATTTTGTCGTTAACCTGAACGGCGGCCTGGCTGATTCAGCCTGGACCTATCTGGTCGGTGATGCATCGGAGGAGGCAAAAGAACTCTGTAAAGTTACGAAACAGTGTCTTTACCGGGCAATCCGGCAGGCAAAACCGGGCAAAAGACTAGGTGATATCGGCCATGCGATCCAGTCTTATGCTGAAACAAAGGGGTACTCGGTTGTAAGGGATTTCGCCGGACACGGACTTGGACCTACGATTCATGAGGAGCCGAACATTCCACACTACGGGAATCCCGGACGCGGGCCCCGATTGAAAGAAGGCATGGTAATTACGATTGAGCCGATGATCAACATCGGTCTGTGGGGATCACAGATGGATGCAAACGGCTGGACCGCCAGAACAGTGGATGGTACTCTTTCTGCCCAGTATGAACATACACTTGCCATCACGAAAGACGGCCCGATTATTTTAACGGAGCAGGACGACGTCTAA
- a CDS encoding GAF domain-containing sensor histidine kinase, whose protein sequence is MNRRDELFLIKSIAERLNKETSADSMFKVVLQQILKLTNLQSGWIFLINSDRSYTLAASASLPEALACENRKYMNEGGCYCINRCADGRLNEAANIIECKRIEDALRFERGDIEGITHHASIPLKTGNETFGLLNIASPDKKKFSTVELTILESVALQIGTAWERIRLSEREKANRILEERNRLARDLHDSVNQQLFSIMYTAKGLERHVADPETLSGLREVHAMSKQALAQMKSLIWQLRPDRIEEGLESNICGYGKEQGLHVMYRSSAGDIPDPVRTGFWKITREALNNVKKHAGTSDVHVTLSEKDGCYQLNVQDYGKGFQTENPRSGCLGLLSMQERAALMNGRFSISSSPEKGTKITVTVKKEGENRE, encoded by the coding sequence ATGAACCGCCGCGATGAACTCTTCCTCATCAAATCAATTGCAGAACGCCTAAACAAGGAAACTTCCGCTGACAGCATGTTTAAAGTTGTACTTCAGCAGATTTTGAAACTGACAAACCTTCAGTCAGGGTGGATCTTTCTCATTAATTCTGACCGGTCGTATACACTGGCCGCTTCGGCCAGCCTTCCGGAAGCACTCGCTTGTGAAAACAGGAAGTATATGAACGAGGGCGGGTGTTACTGCATAAACAGATGTGCAGACGGAAGGCTGAATGAAGCAGCCAACATCATTGAATGCAAACGTATCGAGGATGCACTCAGATTCGAACGGGGAGATATTGAGGGGATCACCCATCACGCCAGCATCCCCCTTAAAACAGGGAACGAAACGTTTGGTCTGTTAAATATCGCCTCGCCTGATAAAAAGAAATTTTCAACAGTCGAGTTGACAATCCTTGAATCCGTCGCGCTTCAAATCGGAACCGCATGGGAACGAATCCGCCTGTCTGAACGGGAAAAGGCAAACCGGATTCTGGAAGAACGGAACCGCCTTGCAAGAGACCTTCACGACTCAGTGAATCAACAGCTTTTTTCAATTATGTACACTGCCAAAGGACTTGAGCGGCATGTGGCAGATCCTGAGACATTATCCGGTCTTCGGGAGGTGCATGCTATGTCAAAACAGGCACTTGCCCAGATGAAATCCCTCATCTGGCAGCTCCGTCCTGACCGGATTGAGGAGGGACTCGAGTCCAATATTTGTGGCTACGGAAAAGAACAGGGGCTTCATGTTATGTACCGGTCGTCTGCAGGTGACATTCCCGATCCGGTCCGGACAGGTTTCTGGAAAATCACAAGAGAAGCCCTGAATAATGTCAAAAAACACGCAGGGACCAGTGACGTTCATGTCACACTTTCAGAAAAAGACGGCTGTTATCAGTTGAATGTACAGGATTACGGCAAGGGCTTCCAGACTGAGAACCCCCGCTCCGGCTGCCTCGGTCTTCTCAGTATGCAGGAGCGGGCGGCTCTTATGAATGGCCGCTTTTCAATTTCCAGTTCTCCGGAAAAAGGCACAAAGATTACTGTAACTGTAAAAAAAGAAGGTGAAAACCGTGAATAA
- a CDS encoding response regulator has protein sequence MSIMIVDDHQVVRKGLVYFFKGEQSIHIAGEAADGREAVAMLENGLKPDVILLDLNMPGMNGTDVIRIVKKTKPYVNILVLTSFEDEDHVITAIRAGADGYCLKDTEPEDLLKAIQQVAGGSKNIDPKVAPHLFQHVHKDESEEVSALRSLTRRECEVLLEIAEGRTNTQIAGRLFVSEKTVKTHITNLFAKLPVEDRTQAALLALRNKSLLKGG, from the coding sequence ATATCCATTATGATTGTAGACGATCACCAGGTCGTACGAAAGGGGCTCGTTTACTTTTTTAAAGGTGAACAGTCCATACACATTGCAGGCGAGGCAGCGGACGGACGTGAAGCTGTTGCCATGCTTGAAAATGGCCTTAAGCCGGATGTCATTCTCCTCGACCTGAATATGCCTGGCATGAATGGGACGGATGTCATCCGCATTGTTAAAAAAACAAAGCCCTACGTTAACATTCTCGTGCTGACCAGCTTCGAGGACGAGGATCATGTAATTACAGCGATTCGGGCCGGAGCAGACGGTTACTGCCTGAAAGATACGGAACCTGAAGATCTTCTTAAGGCCATCCAGCAGGTTGCCGGCGGCTCCAAGAATATTGATCCGAAGGTCGCGCCGCACCTGTTCCAGCACGTCCATAAAGACGAATCCGAGGAGGTCAGCGCACTCCGCTCGCTTACCCGCCGTGAGTGTGAAGTTCTGCTGGAGATCGCTGAAGGGCGGACCAACACCCAAATAGCCGGGAGGCTGTTTGTTTCGGAAAAGACTGTAAAAACACATATAACGAACCTTTTTGCCAAACTTCCAGTTGAAGACCGGACGCAGGCCGCTCTTCTGGCACTCCGCAATAAAAGTCTGCTTAAAGGCGGTTAA
- a CDS encoding GNAT family N-acetyltransferase gives MIKLDYFTENDFDQLMGWVNDTSGRFFMQWSGPTFTYPLTREQLADYIYGANKPGAADFIFKAIYEKTGETVGHLAVRKVDRFHKGARLGKVIVAPRWRGRGFAVPMIEEALKIAFEREEIHRLALGVFAFNTSAYELYKKMGFKQEGYFRDFRRVGNEYWDMYEMSMLAPDYKNLHKK, from the coding sequence ATGATTAAACTGGATTATTTTACAGAGAACGATTTTGACCAGCTAATGGGCTGGGTAAATGATACGTCCGGCCGCTTTTTTATGCAGTGGAGCGGTCCGACTTTTACGTACCCTCTTACCAGGGAGCAGCTGGCTGATTACATATATGGCGCGAACAAACCAGGCGCCGCAGATTTTATATTCAAGGCGATTTATGAAAAGACTGGAGAAACTGTCGGCCATCTGGCAGTCAGAAAGGTCGACCGATTCCATAAAGGTGCCCGTCTCGGCAAAGTAATTGTAGCTCCTAGATGGAGAGGCCGGGGTTTTGCGGTTCCTATGATAGAAGAAGCGCTGAAGATTGCTTTTGAACGGGAAGAGATCCACCGGCTTGCTCTTGGTGTTTTCGCGTTTAATACCTCGGCTTATGAGCTGTATAAAAAAATGGGGTTTAAACAGGAAGGTTATTTCCGCGATTTCAGACGGGTCGGAAATGAATACTGGGATATGTATGAAATGAGTATGCTTGCTCCTGATTACAAAAATCTGCATAAAAAATGA
- a CDS encoding peptidoglycan-binding protein has translation MKSFGLSKLKKLSLPIIAAGAFFFAAPMVTDAADDVSLGDRLLLEGKDNAQVEELQELLADRGYLEENAIDGFFDRGTRDAVTAFQEDANILVDGLAGVQTIGALSLLREGDEGAPVEALQESLKELGYYDNTADGDFDRATHDAVVDFQTAKDILVDGIAGPETYGTLHAALTGETRVESSSDSSSESESSSSEESSSSDEGSSSESESSSDESSSSESSEGSSESSESGTVMEMEATAYTAYCDGCTGITYTGQDLRANPDKKVIAVDPDVIPLGSTVYVEGYGEAIAGDIGGAIQGNRIDLHMATKEEALEFGRQTVTVEVLD, from the coding sequence ATGAAAAGTTTTGGACTATCAAAACTGAAAAAGCTGAGTTTACCAATTATTGCTGCAGGCGCATTTTTCTTCGCTGCACCAATGGTCACTGACGCAGCAGACGATGTTTCCCTAGGAGATCGCCTTCTACTTGAAGGCAAAGACAATGCACAGGTGGAGGAACTTCAGGAACTGCTCGCTGATCGCGGATACTTAGAAGAGAATGCAATAGATGGATTCTTTGATCGTGGTACCCGTGACGCTGTAACAGCGTTTCAGGAGGATGCCAACATACTGGTTGACGGTCTTGCCGGCGTTCAGACAATCGGTGCACTCTCACTTCTGCGCGAAGGTGACGAAGGTGCTCCCGTTGAAGCACTGCAGGAAAGCCTGAAGGAACTAGGTTACTATGACAACACAGCAGACGGGGACTTCGACCGTGCCACTCATGATGCGGTGGTAGATTTCCAGACTGCTAAAGATATTTTAGTAGACGGTATTGCCGGTCCTGAGACTTACGGTACACTGCATGCCGCTCTTACCGGTGAAACACGAGTAGAATCTTCATCTGATTCTTCCTCTGAAAGTGAAAGCAGCTCTTCTGAAGAAAGCAGCAGCTCAGATGAGGGAAGCTCATCAGAGAGCGAAAGCAGCTCAGATGAATCCAGCTCTTCCGAGAGCAGCGAAGGATCTTCTGAAAGCAGCGAATCCGGTACAGTAATGGAAATGGAAGCAACAGCTTACACTGCCTACTGTGACGGATGCACAGGCATCACTTACACTGGCCAGGACCTGCGTGCCAACCCTGACAAAAAGGTAATAGCTGTAGACCCTGACGTGATCCCACTCGGATCCACTGTATACGTTGAAGGCTACGGCGAAGCCATTGCCGGCGACATCGGCGGTGCGATCCAGGGTAACCGAATCGATCTTCACATGGCAACAAAAGAAGAAGCACTTGAATTCGGCCGCCAGACAGTAACAGTTGAAGTTCTTGATTAA
- a CDS encoding GNAT family N-acetyltransferase, producing the protein MTKTIRMLQFEDYPYMEAMDTAVEDDYIKRIFERLTSGPHKLYGMFLGDRLVSVGGYSIFARSYAMLGRLRSDRNYRGMNHTTELLRHIKEEAFRLEDIRWAGANTQEENTAARRVLEKAGLTPCAILHGAITKNTSALETGAKPWAPVRNSRERKQWLERVFTESEAVFPYECYYPFPASEDLFAEDAVRDWQFYENPDQSRVLITKHDQKKYHYLHAIYPWQDFKEQNGLWETITNDYRVLSEQYTDEETYVWMDMSREAVDALPSEHPFTLPSPWILHGEKKPDNK; encoded by the coding sequence ATGACGAAAACGATCCGGATGCTGCAGTTTGAGGACTACCCTTATATGGAAGCGATGGACACAGCAGTTGAGGACGATTATATTAAACGGATTTTTGAGAGACTTACAAGCGGTCCACACAAGCTGTACGGGATGTTTCTTGGTGACCGCCTTGTAAGTGTAGGCGGGTATTCCATTTTTGCCCGCAGTTACGCTATGCTTGGACGCCTTAGGAGCGACCGGAATTACAGAGGAATGAATCATACAACAGAACTGCTTCGCCATATAAAAGAAGAAGCATTCAGGCTTGAAGATATCCGCTGGGCCGGAGCGAATACACAGGAAGAAAATACTGCAGCACGCCGTGTTCTCGAAAAGGCCGGTCTCACACCATGCGCTATCCTCCACGGAGCGATTACCAAGAATACCTCTGCCCTGGAAACCGGTGCAAAACCATGGGCCCCGGTCAGGAACTCCAGGGAAAGGAAGCAGTGGCTTGAGCGCGTGTTTACTGAATCAGAAGCGGTGTTCCCATACGAGTGCTATTACCCGTTTCCAGCTTCTGAAGATCTTTTTGCAGAAGATGCCGTCAGGGACTGGCAATTCTATGAGAACCCGGATCAGAGCCGGGTGCTTATTACAAAGCACGATCAGAAAAAATATCATTACCTGCATGCGATTTACCCGTGGCAGGACTTCAAGGAGCAGAACGGACTCTGGGAAACGATTACGAATGACTACCGCGTCCTTTCGGAACAATATACAGATGAGGAAACGTATGTGTGGATGGACATGAGCAGAGAGGCTGTTGATGCGCTTCCGTCTGAGCACCCGTTTACACTGCCGTCTCCGTGGATTCTGCATGGAGAAAAGAAGCCTGATAATAAATAA
- a CDS encoding iron-sulfur cluster assembly accessory protein, which translates to MTITDEARAFLEEMLEETQVDAVRFFFAGMGCGSPQLGVRLEDAQDRDEVMEINGIRVAVDPVIQEQTESISLDVEIREGQRSIVMHGLDSCC; encoded by the coding sequence ATGACCATTACAGATGAAGCTAGAGCTTTTCTTGAGGAAATGCTGGAGGAGACACAAGTTGATGCTGTCCGGTTCTTCTTTGCGGGAATGGGATGCGGGAGTCCGCAGCTCGGTGTCCGTCTTGAAGATGCACAGGACCGGGATGAAGTGATGGAAATAAACGGGATTCGGGTTGCCGTTGATCCTGTTATTCAAGAACAGACCGAAAGTATTTCACTTGATGTGGAGATCCGTGAAGGACAGCGGAGCATCGTGATGCATGGCCTGGATTCGTGCTGCTGA